In a single window of the Deinococcus yavapaiensis KR-236 genome:
- a CDS encoding zinc-binding dehydrogenase — MSDNMRAVVMTGRGEPDVLRVQDVSAPRAGPGEVRVRVRAVALNHLDVWVRKGVASPKLPLPHILGSDVTGEIDELGPGVTDLQVGTKIMLNPGVSCGHCEACLTGHDNLCPSYQILGEHRAGGYAEFVVVPRANVLPLPSGLDFVTGAAVPLGSLTAWQMVFDKAAVKPWHTVLVMAAGSGVSTWAIQFAKLAGARVIATAGDDTKLDLAKSLGADDVVNYRASDYGKAIKALTNGAGVDVALDHTGADNWQTTLRALKWGGVLVTCGATSGYEATTPLAHVFFKQLSILGSTMGRKGDLYKIARLVESGRVKPVVADVLPLSEAARAHEKMASRDFFGKIVLSVD, encoded by the coding sequence ATGTCCGACAACATGCGAGCCGTCGTCATGACCGGTCGAGGCGAGCCCGACGTTCTCCGAGTGCAAGACGTTTCCGCGCCGCGTGCCGGACCGGGCGAAGTGCGCGTTCGCGTGCGCGCCGTCGCCCTCAACCACCTCGACGTGTGGGTGCGCAAAGGCGTCGCTTCCCCGAAGCTTCCGCTGCCGCACATCCTGGGCAGCGACGTCACCGGCGAAATCGACGAGCTCGGGCCGGGCGTGACCGACCTCCAAGTCGGCACGAAGATCATGCTCAATCCCGGAGTGAGCTGCGGCCACTGCGAAGCTTGCCTCACCGGCCACGACAACCTCTGCCCGTCCTACCAGATTCTCGGCGAGCACCGCGCGGGCGGTTACGCCGAGTTCGTCGTCGTGCCGCGCGCCAACGTCTTGCCCCTGCCGAGCGGGCTCGACTTCGTGACGGGCGCCGCCGTCCCCCTCGGAAGCCTCACGGCGTGGCAGATGGTGTTCGACAAGGCGGCCGTGAAGCCGTGGCACACCGTTCTCGTGATGGCCGCCGGAAGCGGCGTGAGCACCTGGGCGATCCAATTCGCCAAACTCGCCGGGGCGCGCGTGATCGCGACGGCCGGAGACGACACGAAGCTCGATCTCGCGAAGTCGCTCGGCGCGGACGACGTCGTGAACTACCGCGCGTCGGACTACGGCAAGGCGATCAAGGCCCTCACGAACGGCGCGGGCGTGGACGTCGCGCTCGACCATACCGGCGCCGACAATTGGCAGACGACGCTGCGCGCCTTGAAATGGGGCGGCGTCCTCGTGACTTGCGGCGCCACGAGCGGTTACGAGGCGACGACGCCGCTCGCGCACGTCTTCTTCAAGCAGCTCTCCATCCTCGGCTCTACCATGGGCCGCAAAGGCGACCTTTACAAGATCGCGCGGCTCGTGGAAAGTGGGCGCGTGAAGCCTGTCGTCGCCGACGTCTTGCCCTTGAGCGAGGCGGCGCGGGCGCACGAGAAGATGGCCTCGCGCGACTTCTTCGGCAAGATCGTCCTCAGCGTGGACTGA
- a CDS encoding substrate-binding domain-containing protein, whose product MRKLARRTAAGLLVASFASIGLALDVVGTSPPWQGDAAYALRSAGDAMREVAAGRADVALVSLPLPEPPPNVGELLWVPLAVYAVRVAYRLPGVELRLDVRAACGLFSGRVRAWDDPELARLNPGVDLPKLPVLSVARAWPNAASFAFADACVRSGEWPRAWRKSSWQAHAASIGANAREVSGALGVTGSVTVLGPRENMPSGVGEARVLAKGGEFVAPTATLGLKDTARLPKGPAQFLPAPNVLGAYPFRGLVWGVVPRDQRYRNRTLQDANDVLAFLEALRAKGGRDLQPLPPSFRAPIPLSYGDRPLALAGVSPR is encoded by the coding sequence GTGCGCAAACTTGCTCGGCGAACCGCGGCGGGGCTGCTCGTCGCCTCGTTCGCTTCGATCGGGCTCGCCCTCGACGTCGTGGGAACGTCACCTCCTTGGCAAGGTGACGCGGCCTACGCCCTCCGGTCGGCGGGAGACGCCATGAGGGAGGTCGCGGCGGGCCGCGCGGACGTCGCCCTCGTGTCCCTGCCGCTTCCCGAGCCACCGCCGAACGTCGGGGAGTTGCTGTGGGTGCCGCTCGCCGTGTACGCCGTGCGCGTCGCGTACCGTTTGCCGGGCGTGGAATTGCGCCTCGACGTCCGCGCCGCCTGCGGGCTGTTCTCGGGACGCGTGCGAGCGTGGGACGATCCGGAACTCGCGCGCCTCAATCCGGGCGTGGACTTGCCGAAGCTTCCCGTCTTGAGCGTCGCCCGCGCTTGGCCGAACGCCGCGAGCTTCGCCTTCGCCGATGCGTGTGTGCGCAGCGGCGAATGGCCGCGCGCGTGGCGTAAAAGTTCTTGGCAAGCGCACGCGGCGTCGATCGGGGCGAACGCCAGGGAAGTCTCGGGAGCCCTCGGCGTGACGGGCAGCGTGACCGTGCTGGGTCCGCGCGAAAACATGCCGTCCGGAGTCGGGGAGGCGCGCGTGCTCGCCAAGGGCGGAGAGTTCGTCGCGCCCACCGCGACCCTCGGGCTCAAGGACACCGCGCGCCTCCCGAAGGGACCCGCGCAGTTCCTGCCCGCTCCGAACGTCCTCGGAGCGTATCCGTTTCGCGGGCTCGTATGGGGCGTCGTTCCACGCGATCAGCGTTACAGGAACCGCACGCTGCAGGATGCGAACGATGTCTTGGCGTTCTTGGAGGCGTTGCGCGCGAAAGGAGGGCGGGACTTGCAACCCCTGCCGCCCTCCTTTCGCGCGCCGATTCCGTTGTCGTACGGTGACCGACCGCTCGCCCTCGCAGGCGTCAGTCCACGCTGA
- the phoU gene encoding phosphate signaling complex protein PhoU has translation MREALEHELRVILDGALDMLSLVERMLGLARAALVDRDSAALESARALDLQVDALEHRIEAECLRTIALHQPVATDLRLIALILKSLTDIERMGDYCVHVAEDGAELSNSEAFKKHVALGRMLERLEEMVAHLKKAVGGRDVELARQTLRMDDEVDDLYESVQRELVTYMLEDPRTIGKALVLMRVGRSLERVGDHIENVAERVEYWVTGQRMAAS, from the coding sequence ATGCGTGAAGCTCTCGAACACGAACTGCGTGTGATTCTCGACGGCGCGCTCGACATGCTGAGCCTCGTCGAGCGAATGCTCGGCCTCGCCCGCGCTGCCCTCGTCGACCGCGACTCGGCCGCCCTCGAATCGGCGCGCGCCCTCGACTTGCAAGTCGACGCGCTCGAACACCGCATCGAGGCGGAGTGTCTGCGCACCATCGCCTTGCACCAACCGGTCGCGACCGACTTGCGCCTCATCGCCTTGATCCTCAAGAGCCTCACCGACATCGAGCGCATGGGCGATTACTGCGTGCACGTCGCCGAGGACGGCGCGGAACTCTCGAATTCCGAAGCGTTCAAGAAGCACGTGGCGCTCGGCCGCATGCTCGAACGGCTCGAGGAAATGGTCGCGCATCTCAAGAAGGCGGTCGGAGGGCGCGACGTGGAGCTTGCTCGCCAAACGCTGCGCATGGACGACGAGGTCGACGACTTGTACGAAAGCGTGCAGCGTGAACTCGTGACGTACATGCTCGAAGATCCGCGCACGATCGGCAAGGCCCTCGTCCTCATGCGGGTGGGGCGCAGCCTCGAACGCGTCGGCGATCATATCGAGAACGTCGCCGAGCGCGTCGAGTACTGGGTGACGGGCCAGCGGATGGCCGCTTCTTAA
- a CDS encoding response regulator transcription factor, protein MSHVVVVEDESTVRDVLRFHLQRAGLRVSSFESASAALPALEAADALVLDWMLPGESGLSFLRRLRSDADFKRLPVLMLTARAAETERVEGLESGADDYLTKPFSAAELVARVRALLRRSAPDTPQVLTNGPLMIDLGAAEARVRGQRLSLTRREFDLLAFFANNIGRVYGRTELLNKVWGADFLGGERTVDQHVTQLRARLGEDPSSPRFLETVRGKGYRMRAWQGGSTS, encoded by the coding sequence GTGAGTCACGTTGTCGTGGTGGAGGACGAGTCGACGGTGCGTGACGTGCTGCGTTTTCACTTGCAGCGGGCCGGCTTGCGCGTCTCGTCCTTCGAGTCGGCGAGCGCGGCCTTGCCCGCTCTCGAAGCCGCCGACGCGCTCGTCCTCGACTGGATGCTGCCCGGTGAAAGCGGATTGAGCTTTTTGCGCCGCTTGCGCTCCGACGCCGACTTCAAACGTCTGCCCGTCTTGATGCTAACCGCGCGAGCGGCGGAAACCGAGCGGGTCGAAGGGTTGGAGAGCGGCGCGGACGATTACCTCACGAAGCCGTTCAGCGCGGCGGAGCTCGTCGCTCGGGTGCGGGCCTTGCTACGCCGCAGCGCGCCCGACACGCCGCAAGTCCTGACGAACGGCCCTTTGATGATCGACCTCGGGGCGGCGGAAGCGAGGGTGCGCGGACAACGGCTCTCCCTCACGAGGCGCGAATTCGACTTGTTGGCGTTCTTCGCGAACAACATCGGCCGTGTGTACGGCCGTACGGAGCTGCTCAACAAGGTGTGGGGAGCTGACTTCCTGGGTGGCGAGCGCACGGTGGATCAGCACGTGACGCAACTGCGCGCGCGCCTCGGCGAAGACCCGTCGTCTCCGCGCTTCTTGGAGACGGTGCGCGGCAAAGGGTACCGGATGCGCGCTTGGCAAGGCGGTTCGACGTCATGA
- a CDS encoding MBL fold metallo-hydrolase gives MTGFSHASTTARHGGVTVEWIVTGPVQENVVLVYDDEKRGFLIDPGDEASKIRARLQALEFQPSAILLTHAHFDHVGAVEALRGILEVPVLAHADGLELYRAAASSAARFGLSMTQPSDPDGELREGEALAAGDVKLRVRSLPGHAPGHVVFVGDGFVVAGDTLFRGSIGRTDLPGGDHALLLKGIERQLFSLPDETRVYPGHGPSTTVGVEKRSNPYLQ, from the coding sequence ATGACTGGCTTTTCACACGCTTCGACGACCGCGCGCCACGGAGGAGTCACGGTCGAGTGGATCGTCACGGGCCCCGTGCAGGAAAACGTCGTGCTGGTGTACGACGACGAAAAGCGTGGCTTTCTGATCGACCCCGGCGACGAGGCGAGCAAGATCCGCGCGCGTCTGCAAGCCCTGGAATTCCAACCGAGCGCGATTCTGCTCACCCACGCCCATTTCGATCACGTCGGCGCCGTGGAGGCCCTGCGCGGCATCCTCGAAGTGCCCGTCTTGGCACACGCCGACGGATTGGAGTTGTACCGCGCGGCGGCCAGCAGCGCCGCCCGTTTCGGCCTCAGCATGACGCAACCTTCCGATCCCGACGGGGAACTGCGCGAAGGTGAGGCGCTCGCCGCAGGCGACGTGAAGCTCAGGGTGCGTTCCTTGCCGGGACACGCTCCGGGCCACGTCGTCTTCGTCGGCGATGGGTTCGTCGTGGCAGGCGACACGCTCTTTCGCGGGTCGATCGGCCGCACGGACTTGCCGGGCGGCGACCACGCCTTGCTTCTGAAAGGCATCGAGCGTCAGCTCTTCTCCTTGCCGGACGAGACGCGCGTCTACCCGGGCCACGGCCCGTCCACGACGGTCGGTGTGGAAAAGCGAAGCAATCCGTACTTGCAGTGA
- a CDS encoding metallophosphoesterase, whose product MPSVYSVADLHGRLDLFEAALRTLPDAHLLILGDVIDRGPHGLALVRRLLELHEAGTVTLLRGNHEAMAESGLRHYRRYQQTRDLNAYKVAMARFSWWMENGGNALRKEAGFFSVETFPPELVEYLSRLLPLAFVNEDGRVSAEPSGECVLAVHATPPKEHPDFPDPFTAALWLRPHQGPFALPEGVRWSVHGHTPLRVAARLGDQVYTDLGAVTTGRLCLVRLDAPDPSDVIVVQGRGDAKMASRLASLGVALTARTIDVG is encoded by the coding sequence ATGCCTTCCGTCTACTCCGTCGCCGATCTGCACGGTCGCCTCGATTTGTTCGAGGCGGCTTTGCGTACCTTGCCCGACGCGCACCTTCTCATTCTCGGAGATGTGATCGACCGCGGGCCGCACGGACTCGCGCTCGTGCGGCGCTTGCTGGAACTGCACGAGGCGGGCACCGTGACTCTGCTCCGCGGCAACCACGAGGCGATGGCGGAAAGCGGTTTGCGTCACTACCGCCGCTACCAACAAACCCGCGACTTGAACGCGTACAAGGTCGCCATGGCGCGCTTCTCGTGGTGGATGGAGAACGGAGGCAACGCCTTGCGCAAGGAGGCGGGCTTCTTCAGCGTCGAGACGTTTCCTCCCGAGCTCGTGGAGTACTTGTCGCGCCTCTTGCCGCTCGCCTTCGTGAACGAGGACGGTCGGGTGTCGGCCGAGCCGTCGGGTGAATGCGTCCTCGCGGTCCACGCCACGCCTCCCAAAGAGCATCCCGACTTTCCCGACCCGTTCACGGCGGCGTTGTGGTTGCGCCCGCACCAAGGTCCATTCGCGCTGCCCGAGGGCGTTCGCTGGAGCGTGCACGGCCACACGCCGCTTCGCGTCGCCGCGCGCCTCGGTGACCAGGTGTACACCGACCTCGGCGCGGTCACGACGGGCCGTTTGTGCCTCGTGCGCCTCGACGCGCCCGATCCGTCCGACGTGATCGTGGTGCAAGGGCGCGGCGACGCGAAGATGGCGTCGCGCTTGGCTTCTCTCGGGGTCGCGTTGACGGCGCGCACGATCGACGTTGGTTGA
- a CDS encoding DdrH, which yields MSNPYAEWFERLRAEYGEQLSAMPLPEGLPEHLRDLITRGDDEAILFMLKLAWQFGAQAGYAAAQHQEQQVVKPRRSTVQA from the coding sequence ATGTCGAATCCGTACGCCGAATGGTTCGAGCGGTTGCGCGCCGAGTACGGCGAACAACTGAGCGCCATGCCGCTGCCCGAAGGGCTTCCCGAGCACTTGCGCGACCTGATCACGCGCGGCGACGACGAGGCGATCTTGTTCATGCTGAAGTTGGCGTGGCAGTTCGGGGCGCAAGCCGGATACGCCGCCGCTCAACATCAAGAACAGCAAGTCGTCAAACCTCGCCGCAGCACCGTGCAAGCCTGA